The Mycolicibacterium mageritense genome contains a region encoding:
- a CDS encoding aspartate aminotransferase family protein — translation MAFSNIMDSNSYSGGVATDPATEELISARERMLGPAYRLFYERPVHLVRGRGSHVFDADGVRYLDAYNNVVSVGHCHPRVVGAVTRQLETLNTHTRYLHEGIVAYSDRLLATLPEQVDQVMYACTGSEANDLALRVAAMHTGARGVIVTGDAYHGNTEAVTAISPSIGSATTIGPHVRTVAAPDSYRYGDQVSARFLADVQRAIAELQASGHGLSCLIVDTFFSSDGIYPDPSVLGPAVEAVHAAGGVFIADEVQPGFGRTGEAMWGFTRHGVVPDLVTMGKPMANGLPVAAMAARSDVLETFARGVPYFNTFGGNPVSMAAAGAVLDVIADEQLVANAAHVGAALRDELSRIAAAHPRISDVRGAGLYVGIEIVAHPDSKTPDRTAAHDLVNAMRDRRVLISVCGSDGNVLKVRPPLVFSMSDVDWFCSEFSGAVAELR, via the coding sequence ATGGCGTTTTCGAACATCATGGATTCCAACAGCTACTCGGGTGGGGTGGCGACCGATCCCGCAACCGAAGAGCTGATCTCGGCGCGTGAACGCATGCTCGGCCCGGCGTACCGGCTGTTCTACGAACGGCCGGTACACCTGGTCCGGGGCCGCGGCAGCCATGTGTTCGACGCCGACGGCGTGCGCTACCTCGATGCCTACAACAACGTCGTCAGCGTCGGGCACTGTCACCCCCGCGTCGTCGGTGCGGTGACCCGGCAACTGGAGACCCTCAACACCCACACTCGCTATCTGCACGAGGGCATCGTCGCCTACTCGGATCGGTTGCTGGCGACCTTGCCCGAGCAAGTCGATCAGGTCATGTACGCGTGCACCGGTTCGGAGGCCAACGACCTCGCGCTGCGCGTCGCCGCGATGCACACGGGTGCTCGGGGCGTCATCGTGACCGGCGACGCGTATCACGGCAATACCGAAGCGGTGACGGCTATTTCACCGTCGATCGGCAGTGCGACGACCATCGGCCCGCATGTGCGCACCGTGGCCGCACCCGACAGTTACCGGTACGGCGATCAGGTGTCCGCGCGATTCCTCGCCGATGTGCAGCGCGCGATCGCCGAGCTGCAGGCCAGTGGTCACGGTTTGAGCTGCCTGATTGTCGACACCTTCTTCTCGTCCGACGGCATCTACCCCGATCCGTCGGTGCTCGGCCCGGCCGTCGAGGCCGTGCACGCCGCGGGCGGGGTGTTCATCGCCGACGAGGTGCAGCCAGGCTTCGGGCGGACCGGCGAGGCCATGTGGGGTTTCACCCGTCACGGCGTGGTGCCTGATCTGGTCACGATGGGCAAGCCGATGGCCAACGGGTTGCCTGTCGCGGCGATGGCGGCGCGCAGCGACGTGCTGGAGACGTTCGCCCGTGGCGTGCCCTACTTCAACACGTTCGGCGGCAATCCGGTGTCCATGGCGGCCGCGGGTGCGGTGCTCGACGTCATCGCCGATGAGCAACTGGTCGCCAACGCCGCGCATGTCGGCGCGGCGCTGCGCGACGAACTCAGCCGGATCGCGGCCGCGCATCCCCGTATCAGTGACGTCCGCGGCGCGGGGCTCTATGTGGGCATCGAGATCGTCGCCCACCCCGATTCGAAGACTCCCGATCGCACGGCGGCCCATGACCTGGTCAACGCCATGCGGGACCGCCGCGTGCTGATCTCGGTGTGCGGATCCGACGGCAACGTGCTCAAGGTGCGCCCGCCGCTCGTGTTCTCGATGAGCGATGTGGACTGGTTCTGCAGTGAATTTTCTGGGGCGGTGGCGGAGCTCCGGTGA
- a CDS encoding APC family permease produces MSEIIDPPAPSGAAIQRLKPNAVGLVGVLFMAVATAAPITAMVGNVPISVGFGNGAYAPAGYFVATIVLTLFAIGYAAMSKHITATGAFYGYISHGLGRIVGLGSGFLTALAYMVFEASLIGIFSFFGNDLFKSFFDVDVPWIVFAVVMLAVNAVLTYFDINLAAKVLGVFLITEIVMLALMALSVVFTGGGPQGWSLGSLNPLNGFHSLSGEVAGADGSMIAVAGSAGVGLFFAFWSWVGFESSAMYGEESRNPKKIIPIAVVSSVIGIGAFYVLVSWLAIVGTGPENAIALAQDSTTAGNIFFNPVHEHLGQWAVDLFKILLMTGSFACGMAFHNCAARYLYALGRENVIPGMRRTIGATHPVHGSPHIAGFVQTGFATAVVLFFDLSGRDPYTGLYGLMALLGTTAIMIVQALAAFSVISYFHVQKRHPETANWFTTFLAPLLGGTGMLYVIYLLAKNASFAAGAAASDWIFTAIPYVVGFVGIGGVLLALFLKYKDPQRYADLGRTVLEEAHER; encoded by the coding sequence ATGAGCGAGATCATCGATCCACCCGCACCGTCCGGTGCCGCCATCCAGCGCCTCAAACCCAATGCCGTGGGGTTGGTCGGCGTGCTGTTCATGGCCGTGGCCACCGCCGCGCCGATCACCGCGATGGTCGGAAACGTGCCGATCTCGGTCGGTTTCGGCAACGGTGCCTACGCGCCCGCCGGCTACTTCGTCGCGACCATCGTGCTGACGCTGTTCGCGATCGGCTACGCCGCGATGAGCAAGCACATCACCGCGACCGGTGCGTTCTACGGCTACATCTCGCACGGCCTCGGGCGCATCGTCGGCCTGGGATCGGGTTTCCTGACGGCCTTGGCGTACATGGTGTTCGAGGCCTCGCTCATCGGCATCTTCTCGTTCTTCGGCAACGACCTGTTCAAATCGTTCTTCGACGTCGACGTGCCGTGGATCGTGTTCGCGGTCGTGATGCTCGCGGTCAACGCGGTGCTGACCTACTTCGACATCAACCTGGCGGCCAAGGTGCTCGGGGTTTTCCTGATCACCGAGATCGTGATGCTCGCGCTCATGGCGCTGTCGGTGGTGTTCACCGGTGGCGGCCCACAGGGCTGGTCGCTCGGTTCGCTCAACCCGCTCAACGGTTTTCACAGCCTCTCCGGTGAGGTGGCCGGGGCCGACGGCAGCATGATCGCGGTCGCCGGATCGGCGGGCGTCGGCTTGTTCTTCGCGTTCTGGTCGTGGGTGGGCTTCGAGTCCAGCGCGATGTACGGCGAGGAATCGCGCAACCCCAAGAAGATCATCCCCATCGCGGTGGTCAGCTCGGTGATCGGCATCGGCGCGTTCTACGTGCTGGTGTCGTGGCTCGCGATCGTCGGTACCGGGCCCGAGAATGCCATTGCGCTGGCGCAGGATTCGACCACGGCGGGCAACATCTTCTTCAATCCCGTGCACGAGCACCTCGGGCAGTGGGCCGTCGACCTGTTCAAGATCCTGCTCATGACCGGCTCTTTCGCGTGCGGCATGGCGTTTCACAACTGCGCGGCCCGCTATCTGTATGCGCTGGGCCGCGAGAACGTCATCCCGGGGATGCGCAGGACCATCGGCGCGACCCATCCGGTGCACGGCTCACCGCACATCGCGGGCTTCGTCCAGACCGGCTTCGCGACCGCGGTGGTGCTGTTCTTCGACCTCTCGGGGCGTGACCCGTACACGGGGCTGTACGGGTTGATGGCGCTGCTCGGAACCACAGCCATCATGATCGTGCAGGCGCTCGCGGCGTTCTCGGTGATCTCGTACTTCCATGTGCAGAAGCGGCACCCGGAAACCGCCAACTGGTTCACCACGTTCCTGGCGCCGCTGCTGGGTGGCACGGGCATGCTCTACGTGATCTATCTGCTGGCCAAGAACGCGTCGTTCGCGGCGGGTGCGGCCGCGTCCGACTGGATCTTCACCGCCATCCCGTACGTTGTCGGGTTCGTCGGTATCGGTGGGGTACTTCTGGCATTGTTCTTGAAGTACAAGGATCCACAGCGGTACGCGGATCTGGGCCGGACCGTGCTCGAGGAGGCGCACGAACGCTGA